A single genomic interval of Gossypium raimondii isolate GPD5lz chromosome 11, ASM2569854v1, whole genome shotgun sequence harbors:
- the LOC105804470 gene encoding uncharacterized protein LOC105804470 gives MIHQEMDIDHEWVFLPDNRFLDINQDHGGKRVSDSNLVFFTDYFDEEQSPPSGNSGKVAKQVVPVPFPLEPRILKVPENEIGKEITKRVPLDFSSTPSMILEKIKEGGMESVGGDKEVKTQVSFRKPSYNNNESVDMTNKMDSPRSTTKGVIPQLDAAGTFNFDDETEFLENMNSPKIKDLVEKKAENKDVNWEESSGGLNLWKWSLTGIGAICSFGVAAATFCIIIFGTQQRHKQQQLNQKLLFQRYSDDKRMKQVVHHTTKLNEAISVVRGVPITRAQITFGGYYDGI, from the exons ATGATTCACCAAGAGATGGATATTGATCATGAATGGGTTTTCCTCCCTGATAATAGATTCCTGGATATCAATCAAGACCATGGAGGAAAACGAGTTTCTGATTCAAACCTTGTTTTCTTCACAGACTACTTCGATGAAGAACAGTCTCCGCCATCAGGGAATTCAGGGAAGGTAGCTAAACAAGTTGTCCCAGTTCCATTTCCATTGGAACCAAGAATCCTTAAGGTTCCAGAAAATGAAATAGGGAAGGAAATCACCAAAAGGGTACCTCTTGATTTCAGTTCTACACCATCCATGATTCTTGAGAAGATCAAAGAAGGTGGTATGGAATCAGTTGGAGGTGATAAAGAAGTGAAGACACAAGTTTCGTTTAGGAAACCAAGTTACAACAACAATGAATCTGTCGACATGACCAACAAAATGGACTCACCAAGGTCCACTACGAAAGGAGTTATCCCTCAATTGGATGCTGCAGGTACgtttaattttgatgatgaaACTGAGTTTTTGGAGAACATGAATTCCCCCAAAATAAAAGATCTGGTGGAAAAGAAAGCTGAGAACAAAGATGTCAACTGGGAAGAAAGCTCTGGTGGCCTTAATTTATGGAAATGGAGTTTGACTGGTATTGGAGCCATCTGCTCTTTTGGTGTTGCTGCTGCTACCTTTTGTATCATCATTTTTGGAACTCAACAAAGGCACAAACAACAACAACTGAACCAAAAACTGTTGTTCCAACGTTACAGTGATGACAAG AGGATGAAGCAAGTGGTTCATCACACAACCAAACTCAATGAAGCAATTTCAGTGGTGAGAGGAGTACCAATCACCAGAGCTCAAATAACATTCGGGGGTTACTATGATGGTATTTAA